The following proteins are encoded in a genomic region of Colletotrichum higginsianum IMI 349063 chromosome 9, whole genome shotgun sequence:
- a CDS encoding C2H2 transcription factor, whose translation MLLTQPATVQPLQQHQFCHNSHNNHSQYQQQLQPQPQQPQHFYPQSLDFDFDLDTSFDDVAQDLNSSSISSSPLSTQSFLSSHYSLANQPVSLSDYTPSNIAVPRGAVIDDTAFDHSSLNLNQNHQQDHMHSDAWVVGNQYAPKSVGRLSHQRESSLSSLGSAGPASPYNLNISNPQIAVTDSTADGVYDMQSHDSSAFYQLSSKAMAAPHENMYPNYNGLNNISPDMSGYASAVNVQRPRSDRSLLPAPELSVAGNRSHPNSVASSIAGDSPATPSHIGQEDDRRRKAGKDASNSFDEFLSMCLPIFDETVFSNAPKLDRTMTDIYNDELYSPNFTITSASPAQSQMAVSPSNDVFAQRLSAANNQHLSAVHSPASSVSRDRSPFRQGSPLAPVANHDFGAGMHASRLRFNSAHQMREQNKADQDAQVMRQQMSMKSEPDTPKTISPKDAMLEFHDADGDSSFPLFPSQEPADFEDIAKAVVSQDQQANFIKSGMQTGASFPFMPAQLQAGVQIPQQYPFIAHPRQSQDHMPRLSSTESSDGGSEGTPMSNGGPISKPAGTTADGGTYTCTYHGCTMRFETPALLQKHKREGHRQTQGIGGPRRPDTVVASPDSLLNSQAGPHRCDRINPSTGKPCHTIFSRPYDLTRHEDTIHNARKQKVRCNLCTEEKTFSRADALTRHYRVCHPDVEFPGKHRRRGHNA comes from the coding sequence ATGCTGTTAACCCAACCCGCTACTGTGCAACCTCTTCAGCAACACCAATTCTgtcacaacagccacaacAACCATTCACAGTACCAGCAACAGCTCCAGCCTCAACCTCAACAACCACAACACTTCTATCCTCAGTCACTCGACTTCgacttcgacctcgacacATCTTTCGACGACGTAGCACAGGATCTTAACTCGTCGAGCATCTCATCTTCACCACTTTCGACTCAatcctttctttcttctcaCTATTCGTTGGCGAACCAGCCGGTCAGCCTTTCAGATTACACTCCATCCAACATCGCCGTGCCACGAGGAGCGGTCATTGACGACACGGCTTTCGACCACTCGTCTTTGAATTTGAATCAGAATCATCAGCAAGACCATATGCATTCCGACGCTTGGGTGGTGGGGAATCAGTACGCTCCCAAGTCGGTCGGCCGACTATCTCACCAGCGGGAGTCCTCGCTGTCTTCTCTGGGCTCTGCTGGCCCTGCCTCACCCTACAATCTTAACATATCGAACCCCCAGATCGCGGTCACAGACTCGACAGCAGACGGTGTATACGACATGCAGTCCCACGACAGCAGTGCCTTCTATCAGTTGTCCAGcaaggccatggcggcgccACACGAGAACATGTATCCGAATTACAACGGATTGAACAACATCTCACCAGACATGAGTGGTTATGCATCTGCTGTAAACGTCCAAAGGCCGCGTTCTGATCGGAGTTTGCTTCCCGCTCCGGAACTGTCGGTCGCAGGCAACAGATCTCACCCTAACTCGGTGGCGAGTTCCATTGCCGGTGACTCACCCGCCACTCCGTCACACATCGGGCAAGAAGATGACCGGAGACGCAAAGCTGGTAAGGATGCTTCTAATAGTTTTGATGAGTTTCTGAGCATGTGCTTACCAATTTTTGATGAGACAGTGTTCAGCAATGCCCCCAAGTTGGATCGTACGATGACGGATATCTATAACGATGAGCTCTACAGCCCAAACTTCACAATCACATCGGCATCCCCGGCCCAAAGTCAAATGGCTGTGTCTCCCAGCAACGATGTCTTTGCTCAAAGGCTTAGCGCAGCCAACAACCAACACTTGAGCGCGGTGCATTCACCTGCGTCCAGTGTATCACGAGACCGGTCTCCATTCCGCCAAGGCTCGCCACTCGCACCTGTTGCCAACCACGACTTCGGTGCCGGCATGCATGCCTCCCGTTTGAGGTTCAATTCGGCACACCAAATGCGAGAGCAGAACAAGGCGGACCAGGATGCTCAGGTTATGAGGCAACAAATGTCCATGAAGTCTGAGCCCGATACTCCCAAGACCATATCCCCCAAGGACGCCATGCTCGAGTTCCACGACGCTGATGGCGATTCTTCCTTCCCATTGTTCCCCTCACAGGAGCCGGCGGATTTTGAGGATATCGCAAAGGCCGTTGTCTCTCAGGATCAGCAAGCGAACTTCATCAAATCTGGCATGCAGACCGGAGCATCTTTTCCTTTTATGCCCGCACAACTCCAGGCTGGCGTCCAGATCCCTCAGCAATACCCTTTTATCGCTCACCCCCGCCAATCCCAGGATCATATGCCTCGGCTCAGCTCTACCGAGTCTAGTGATGGCGGTTCCGAGGGGACACCAATGTCGAACGGTGGTCCTATATCCAAGCCAGCTGGTACCACCGCTGATGGAGGGACGTATACGTGCACATATCATGGTTGCACGATGCGCTTCGAAACGCCTGCTCTTCTGCAGAAGCACAAACGTGAGGGTCACCGCCAGACTCAAGGAATCGGGGGCCCCCGGAGGCCCGACACCGTGGTTGCCTCGCCCGACAGCCTGCTGAACAGCCAAGCAGGTCCGCACCGCTGTGACCGCATCAACCCAAGCACCGGCAAGCCGTGTCACACGATATTTTCACGCCCTTACGATTTGACCAGGCACGAGGACACCATTCACAACGCGCGGAAGCAGAAGGTTCGATGCAATCTTTGCACTGAAGAGAAGACATTCAGTCGCGCCGACGCACTTACACGACACTACCGCGTCTGCCATCCCGATGTCGAATTCCCGGGCAaacatcgtcgtcgtggtcaCAACGCCTAG
- a CDS encoding Pentafunctional AROM polypeptide, whose translation MGLANGSGSGSGPTRISILGKDDIVVDHGIWLDFVTHDLLENLKTSTYVLITDTNLYDTYVPPFQNVFNASAPASTRLLTYAIPPGEVSKSRHTKASIEDWMLSQKCTRDTVIIALGGGVIGDMIGYVAATFMRGVRFVQVPTTLLSMVDSSIGGKTAIDTPMGKNLIGAFWQPFRIYIDLTFLETLPTREFINGMAEVVKTAAIWDEDEFTTLESNAPAILAAIKSQGEPSQRLSPIRDILKRIVLGSARVKAQVVSSDEREGGLRNLLNFGHSIGHAYEALLTPQLLHGEAVAIGMVKEAELARHLGILRPGAVARLVKCIASYELPTSVHDKKVIKLTAGKKCPVDVLLEKMAVDKKNDGAKKKIVLLSAIGKTHEQKASVVEDRAIRVVLSPATQVIPGVPKTLNNTVTPPGSKSISNRALVLAALGQGTCRIKNLLHSDDTEYMLSAIAQLGGATYAWEEAGEVLAVQGKGGKLSASKQALYLGNAGTASRFLTTVVSLCAPSDVSSTVLTGNARMKVRPIGPLVDALRANGLGIKYLGQEKSLPLQVDAADGFAGGVIELAATISSQYVSSILMAAPYAKQPVTLRLVGGKPISQFYIDMTIAMMRTFGVDVTRSTEEPNTYHIPKAVYKNPPEYVVESDASSATYPLAIAAITGTTCTVPNIGSESLQGDSRFAVDVLRPMGCTVEQTGTSTTVTGPPIGSLKAIDHVDMEPMTDAFLTASVLAAVASGTTKISGIANQRVKECNRIGAMREQLAKFGVETDEFDDGIIIIGRPVQSLQEPTDSIFCYDDHRVAMSFSVLSVVSPKPVTILERECTGKTWPGWWDTLSQSFDVDLDGVDQHPKSTLMGPSTKTRKDKSVFIIGMRGAGKTTAGRWMADTLKRPFIDLDEELERRAGMTIPEMIRGSRGWDGFRKDELDLLRDVLEKQSHGHIFSCGGGIVETPEARRLLVGHCHNSGTVLLVHRNTKEVVDYLLQDKSRPAYREDIEDVYYRRKPFFEECSNFEYFSPHPPGTMATQDPPLDFRRFVNVLCGEQAQAKRALAKDPSFFVSLTVPEVASALTLIPAVVVGADAVELRVDLLQDYSEDSVAHQVALLRSVADVPIIFTLRTKAQGGKFPDDAYDQGLGLYRKAIRMGVEFIDVEMTLPERVIQTVVENKGPCRIIASHHDPTGNLSWKNGSWIPFYNKALQWGDVIKLVGVAQRIEDNYDLAHFKSEMLSSHKTPIIALNMGTAGKLSRVLNGCLTPVSHPALPFKAAPGQLSAAEIRQALALLGGIDPLSFYLFGKPISASRSPALHNTLFALAGLPHEYFRKETDNAADVREIIRAPDFGGASVTIPLKLDIMKEIDEISEAARVIGAVNTIVPTRASGSSDTKLVGDNTDWSGMVHSLQSAGVASRSSTGGQCSAMVIGSGGTTRAAIFALRALGFGPIYALARNSGNLETLKASFPPDFGIEALKSASEASALSTSPTVIVSTIPADKPVDASLRETLVAVLRHGTATDEKRVLLEMAYQPRHTPLMQLAEEAGWETIPGLEVLSAQGWHQFQKWTDIVPLYETARAAVLGEVTVEVSGSRA comes from the exons ATGGGATTGGCCAATGGCTCGGGGTCGGGCTCAGGACCGACCCGGATCTCGATCCTGGGCAAGGACGACATCGTTGTTGACCACGGCATTTGGCTCGACTTCGTGACTCACGATCTCCTCGAGAATCTCAAGACATCAACATACGTTCTTATCACCGACACAAATCTTTACGACACATACGTCCCCCCGTTCCAGAATGTCTTCAATGCATCTGCGCCCGCCTCGACACGACTCCTCACTTACGCCATCCCGCCCGGCGAAGTATCCAAAAGCCGCCATACCAAAGCCAGCATCGAGGACTGGATGCTGTCGCAGAAATGCACAAGGGATACCGTCATCattgccctcggcggcggcgttaTTGGTGATATGATCGGCTACGTTGCAGCCACCTTCATGCGAGGTGTTCGCTTCGTCCAGGTGCCTACTACTTTGTTGTCCATGGTTGACTCATCCATTGGCGGCAAGACTGCAATCGATACCCCCATGGGCAAGAACCTGATAGGCGCCTTTTGGCAGCCTTTCCGCATTTACATTGACCTGACCTTTCTCGAGACGCTGCCGACGCGAGAATTCATCAATGGCATGGCAGAGGTTGTCAAGACGGCTGCAATCTGGGATGAGGACGAGTTCACGACTCTCGAATCCAATGCCCCCGCCATTCTGGCTGCCATCAAGTCCCAGGGTGAGCCCTCCCAAAGACTCTCACCTATTCGAGACATCCTCAAGCGAATCGTGCTTGGCTCAGCCCGCGTCAAGGCCCAGGTGGTGTCCAGCGACGAGAGAGAAGGTGGCTTGAGGAATCTGCTCAACTTTGGACACTCTATTGGCCATGCGTACGAGGCTCTCCTGACGCCCCAGCTCCTGCACGGAGAAGCAGTTGCCATTGGCATGGTCAAAGAGGCAGAGTTGGCCCGCCATTTAGGCATTCTTCGGCCTGGTGCCGTAGCCCGGCTTGTCAAGTGCATTGCGAGCTACGAGCTGCCCACCTCCGTACATGACAAGAAGGTTATCAAGTTGACGGCAGGCAAAAAGTGCCCCGTCGACGTGTTGCTGGAGAAGATGGCTGTCGACAAGAAGAACGACggcgccaagaagaagatcgtGCTCCTCTCGGCCATTGGAAAGACGCACGAACAGAAGGCCAGCGTTGTCGAAGACCGCGCAATCAGAGTCGTCCTCTCCCCGGCGACGCAGGTGATTCCTGGTGTCCCAAAGACCCTCAACAATACAGTGACGCCTCCCGGCTCCAAGAGCATCTCCAACCGCGCACTCGTTCTTGCAGCTCTTGGTCAGGGAACCTGCCGCATCAAGAATCTGCTGCATTCCGATGATACCGAATACATGCTCTCGGCAATCGCCCAACTGGGCGGTGCGACCTACGCCTGGGAAGAAGCTGGGGAGGTCCTGGCTGTCCAAGGCAAGGGAGGCAAGCTCAGTGCGAGCAAACAGGCATTGTACTTGGGCAATGCTGGCACTGCGTCTCGATTCTTGACTACTGTGGTTAGCCTTTGTGCCCCGTCTGACGTGTCTTCGACGGTGCTCACGGGGAATGCCCGAATGAAGGTCCGTCCCATCGGACCTCTGGTTGATGCTCTTCGAGCCAACGGTCTGGGGATCAAATACCTTGGCCAGGAGAAGAGTCTTCCTCTACAGGTGGACGCCGCTGACGGCTTCGCGGGCGGGGTCATCGAGTTGGCTGCCACCATTTCGTCTCAGTATGTCTCGTCCATTCTTATGGCTGCGCCGTACGCGAAGCAACCGGTTACACTGCGCCTTGTTGGAGGAAAGCCAATTTCCCAATTCTATATCGACATGACCATCGCTATGATGCGTACTTTTGGCGTCGAcgtgacgaggtcgaccgAAGAGCCTAACACGTACCACATTCCGAAGGCCGTCTACAAAAATCCCCCAGAGTATGTGGTTGAGAGCGACGCTAGCTCCGCAACCTACCCCCTCGCCATTGCAGCCATCACTGGCACCACCTGCACTGTGCCCAATATCGGTTCAGAGTCCCTACAAGGCGATTCTCGATTCGCAGTTGATGTGCTGAGGCCCATGGGCTGCACAGTCGAGCAGACAGGCACTTCCACTACCGTTACCGGACCGCCTATCGGCAGCCTGAAAGCCATTGATCACGTCGATATGGAGCCTATGACAGACGCATTCTTGACGGCGTCAGTCCTCGCGGCTGTAGCATCGGGGACCACCAAGATCAGCGGCATTGCCAACCAGCGAGTTAAGGAATGCAACCGTATCGGAGCTATGCGCGAGCAACTGGCAAAGTTTGGCGTTGAGACGGACGAGTTtgacgacggcatcatcatcattggGCGTCCTGTTCAAAGCTTGCAGGAACCCACAGACAGCATATTCTGCTACGACGATCATCGCGTTGCCATGAGCTTTAGTGTTCTCTCAGTTGTGTCGCCCAAGCCCGTTACGATACTCGAACGGGAATGTACTGGCAAGACATGGCCGGGCTGGTGGGACACACTGTCTCAGTCCTTCGACGTTGATCTGGACGGTGTTGATCAGCACCCCAAGTCGACGTTGATGGGACCCTCCACGAAAACTCGTAAGGACAAGTCTgtcttcatcatcggcatGCGTGGTGCGGGCAAGACAACTGCTGGCAGATGGATGGCCGACACGCTCAAGAGACCATTCATTGAtctggacgaggagctggagcgACGGGCTGGCATGACTATTCCTGAGATGATCAGAGGTTCCAGGGGCTGGGACGGCTTCAGAAAAGACGAGCTGGACCTTCTGCGTGATGTCCTAGAGAAGCAGAGCCACGGACACATTTTCTCGTGCGGTGGTGGCATTGTCGAGACCCCCGAAGCTCGGAGACTACTCGTTGGTCATTGCCACAACAGCGGAACTGTGTTGCTGGTCCATCGCAACACCAAGGAAGTCGTTGACTATCTCCTTCAGGACAAGTCTAGACCAGCATACAGAGAGGACATTGAAGATGTTTACTACCGCCGAAAGCCATTCTTCGAAGAATGCAGCAACTTTGAGTACTTTAGTCCTCACCCGCCTGGTACAATGGCAACGCAGGACCCGCCGCTGGACTTCCGGCGCTTCGTCAATGTCTTGTGCGGAGAGCAGGCTCAGGCGAAGAGGGCGCTGGCAAAGGATCCcagcttcttcgtctcgctCACGGTACCAGAGGTTGCTTCGGCCCTGACCCTGATACCGGCCGTTGTCGTTGGAGCAGATGCCGTTGAGCTTCGGGTAGACTTACTGCAAGACTACTCAGAAGATTCAGTGGCTCACCAAGTTGCGCTTCTCCGATCTGTCGCCGACGTGCCCATAATTTTCACCCTGCGGACAAAGGCACAGGGCGGCAAATTTCCGGACGATGCCTACGACCAAGGTCTTGGGCTTTACCGGAAGGCGATTCGCATGGGTGTCGAGTTCATCGACGTTGAGATGACACTCCCGGAGCGCGTCATCCAAACGGTCGTGGAGAACAAGGGACCGTGCCGCATAATAGCTTCTCATCACGACCCTACGGGCAACCTGTCGTGGAAGAACGGCTCTTGGATCCCGTTCTACAACAAGGCGCTTCAATGGGGTGATGTGATTAAGCTGGTTGGCGTTGCCCAGCGCATCGAGGACAACTACGACTTGGCGCACTTCAAGTCAGAGATGCTGTCCTCGCACAAGACACCCATCATTGCCCTCAACATGGGAACTGCTGGCAAGCTCAGCCGTGTGCTCAACGGCTGCCTCACTCCAGTATCTCATCCCGCTCTGCCGTTCAAGGCAGCCCCAGGGCAGTTGTCCGCGGCCGAGATCCGGCAGGCTTTGGCGCTACTGGGTGGCATTGACCCGTTGTCGTTCTACCTCTTCGGCAAGCCTATCTCGGCTTCGAGGTCACCCGCACTGCATAACACCCTTTTCGCGCTGGCAGGCTTGCCGCATGAGTACTTCCGAAAGGAGACGGACAATGCTGCTGATGTACGCGAGATCATCCGTGCGCCTGACTTTGGCGGCGCCTCCGTCACGATCCCCCTGAAGCTGGACATTATGAAGGAGATTGACGAAATATCGGAGGCTGCCCGTGTCATTGGGGCCGTCAACACCATCGTTCCGACCAGGGCCAGTGGAAGTAGTGACACTAAGCTGGTCGGTGACAACACTGACTGGTCGGGCATGGTCCACTCTCTTCAGTCTGCAGGAGTTGCATCTCGCTCCTCCACTGGCGGCCAGTGTTCCGCAATGGTTATCGGTTCGGGTGGAACCACAAGAGCTGCCATATTTGCACTTCGTGCGCTGGGCTTCGGGCCCATTTATGCCTTGGCGCGCAACAGCGGCAACTTGGAGACTTTGAAGGCTTCCTTCCCTCCCGACTTTGGTATTGAGGCTCTCAAGAGCGCCAGCGAGGCATCTGCCTTGAGCACCTCACCTACTGTCATTGTCAGCACAATTCCCGCAGATAAGCCAGTTGACGCCTCACTTCGAGAGACGTTGGTGGCGGTGTTACGCCACGGAACAGCGACCGATGAAAAACGCGTCCTTCTCGAGATGGCCTACCAGCCTCGTCATACCCCTCTGATGCAActcgccgaggaagccggATGGGAAACCATCCCTGGACTGGAAGTGCTCTCGGCCCAGGGCTGGCATCAG TTCCAGAAATGGACCGACATCGTCCCACTTTACGAGACGGCCCGAGCGGCTGTGCTGGGCGAAGTGACCGTGGAAGTCAGTGGGAGCAGGGCTTGA